AGCGACTTTCTTGCCGCATCAACTATCGCCGGATGATCGCTCAGGCCCAGGTAATTATTCGCGCACATGTTCAGGACCTCACGCCCATTCACATCAATATGCGCATCCTGCGGCCCGTCGATCACACGCTCATTCTTATAAAGCCCCGCCTTGCGGATGCCGTCGATCGTGCTCTGTAGATGTTCTTTGAAATTTCCGTACATAAGAATTAGTTGAAACCGAGCCAGCTCCTTAACGAAAGCTCAATCTGATCCGAGTCTTGAATTGAAAGTGCCCCAACTCGCTTCAGGATAAGTGATTCTTTTAAGGTATAAATGCCACGCTTCGCTGACGTTTCTACGTTTAGCCCTGCGGCCTTCCAGTCGGTAAGCACAAACTCACCGGGCAGCAACCTGTTAGTTTTGCTTGTGAGCGGGACAAAGAATATGTCGGTTGAAATATGCGAAGCGTTGACGACAACGGCAGGTCTTACTTTGGAACCTGAAAGATCTGAGAAAGGAAACTTTACGAGAACGACATCAAACTTTGAGTAGTTCGGCATAAACGTCGTCCTCTTCGTTGTCCCAAATTTCTTCTAGAGTTTCCGAACTTCCGGTTAACCAAAGATCGTTATCATCCGATCCCGAACTAATAGAATCTATCGGTTCTTCA
This sequence is a window from Acidobacteriota bacterium. Protein-coding genes within it:
- a CDS encoding type II toxin-antitoxin system PemK/MazF family toxin, coding for MPNYSKFDVVLVKFPFSDLSGSKVRPAVVVNASHISTDIFFVPLTSKTNRLLPGEFVLTDWKAAGLNVETSAKRGIYTLKESLILKRVGALSIQDSDQIELSLRSWLGFN